The nucleotide sequence gttcagactgtttgttttgtgagcagatgtttgaatggtttagacatttgactctgaatggttaagacctcttatcGGAATTGATCAaccatttgcctctgaatggttaaacattatattggatcttaatggtttagacttcttattggttcaacacttaCCCGTCCAGAAGTTACCAAACAACCCCTATATTTCATAACATATAATGTTACCTGCTACATATTTTCTACAAAAAGTGTTTAACCAAAATAGGTGACATGAAAAACACTAGAtctgtaaaatgtaaaaaaataatACTATTTTAAAAACAGTGTATGGTTTGGGCTTGTTAAAACATTTGAGCCCAGGCCCAAGCGTATAAACCCTAGAAATTATATTAGGGCATTACAAAACCAATCTGGTTTACACGTTTTGTGCCCAGCAGCAGCCGCAGCAGCCTTCTCCGCCCGAATTGCAATCCAAGCTGCTTAGGGTGAGGATCCACCCTACAATTCAGCGTAAGCTTTCATTGTTTCTAATGTTCATCTCAGATTCTAATGCTTATCGTTTAGCTTAAACCTAATTACTACCGTTACCGCATTTTGTTACTCCCAAATTTAATGCCTAAACGATACACTATGAATCTCGTGATCGGTTTTTGTTGatcgtttttttttattttagtttttatgtATTGGTTATGTGTGTGCGACTGTTGATTGTGGTTATTGTTTCAGTAATAAGATTTAGGTTTAGTTGTGGAGCCTCGAGTGAAGGACGGTTGAGCTTTAAGCTTTGTTCTTCTCATAGTGCTCCCTACATGAATTGCCTCGCTTACTGAAAATGAAGAATCTATTTTTGTTTTCATTGAATTGTTTCAAGGCATATATGTTACTGTGTCTGTTGCTATCAATATGTAATTTAGTCACGAGGATCATGAATTGTCTGTTTACAGTGGCTTGTGATTTGCATTATGTTGATGTATACTCTGCCTTTGCTGTAATCATTGATGAAAAGCCACTTGTCTTGCTAATGATATTGTAATAACTTCATACTTCATACTCAACATAGGTAGAGCAtatatttatttgagtaaattacgattttggcccctgtggttatatcacttttatccTATTAGTCCACaaaggaatcttttaacatctgagcctccaacgtcttttttttctaacccttttggcccctaacactaaccccatccatttacttttagggccaaaagggttagacaaAAAGACGTTGgaggccaaaagggttagaaaaaaaggaGTTGGGTTCTCAGATGTTATAAGATTCCTTTTTGGggtaaaagggtaaaagtgatataaccacagtgGCCCAAATCACTCTCGTTATTTTTTTATTAGAACGACGCATTTGTTGTTGTTTCAAACACTTGTTATTTACGATTCAGATTTTCaagatgtattcttcaatgaagAAGATCCAAAAGGACAAGGATGTTGAACCCACCGAATTTGAGCAGAGTGTTGCTCAGGTAATAATTTGTTTTTGTCATTGACATGGTTTATCATCTgtaggttttttttatttatttgtatttGTCACATCACTACAGGCATTGTTTGATTTGGAGAACACACACCAAGAGCTCAAGAGTGACTTGAAGGACTTGTACATCAACTCCGCAAAGTAAAGACTCGTCCTTTTCATTGTAAATTATTTATTTGTTCTTTATTATGTTGATgctcattttttgtgtttttttgcaGTCAAATTGACGTATCTGGAAACCGAAAGGCTGTTGTGGTTCATGTTCCATATAGGTTGAGAAAACCTTTCCGTAAGATCCATACTAAGCTTGTTAGAGAGCTTGAGAAGAAGTTCAGTGGGAAGGATGTGGTTTTCATTGCCACCAGACGCATTGTCAGGCCCCCAAAGAAAGGTTCCGCAGTTCAGAGACCCCGGTCCCGCACCCTTACTTCTGTCCATGATGCTATGCTTGAGGACGTGGTTCACCCTGCAGAGATTGTTGGCAAGCGTGTTCGATACAGACTTGATGGTTCCAAAATCATTAAGGTAGATGCGATTCAAATTGATATAATATATGTGAATGCCATCTGTGTATCTGTTTTTTGATTGTGTTTCTATTATGCTGATTGTGATTGTACCTTGTGCAGGTCTACTTGGACCCAAAGGCTCGGAATGACACCGAGTACAAGCTGGAGACATTCAGCGGTGTCTACAGGAAGCTTTCCGGTAAAGATGTTGTGTTTGAGTACCCCATGACTGAAGCTTGAGCAATGTTAACTGCTATAGCTAGCTAGTCTTTGCTTTCGAATTGGTTTATGTTTAAAAATTGCAAATTTTAGTTATTTTCGCCTTCTTAAATTTTGACTTATCacagtctttttttttttaaaacattatatgGGTTAATTATCTTCTTTACATTGCACAAGGGAGTTTTCTGGTG is from Helianthus annuus cultivar XRQ/B chromosome 9, HanXRQr2.0-SUNRISE, whole genome shotgun sequence and encodes:
- the LOC110879746 gene encoding 40S ribosomal protein S7, with the translated sequence MYSSMKKIQKDKDVEPTEFEQSVAQALFDLENTHQELKSDLKDLYINSANQIDVSGNRKAVVVHVPYRLRKPFRKIHTKLVRELEKKFSGKDVVFIATRRIVRPPKKGSAVQRPRSRTLTSVHDAMLEDVVHPAEIVGKRVRYRLDGSKIIKVYLDPKARNDTEYKLETFSGVYRKLSGKDVVFEYPMTEA